ACTTCCTTGTTGTGGCTGGCTGTGGCATGAAATTTTTCCTTGATGTCCTTCTACGACAATCTGATAGCAGCTAAACAATCCCAATCCCGTTCCTTGACCAACTGGCTTGTTGGTGAAGAAGGGATCGAATATCTTTCCTTGAATGTCTGATGGGATACCAATTCCGTTGTCTTGGATAGAAATACGAACCCAGCTGGGACTTAGCTGTTGGGTTTCAATGATAATTTTACCGTCGCTAGCATTCGGTTTCATAGCGATCGCGTCTAACGCATTGTCAATCAGGCAAAATAATACTTGATTGATTTGAGCTGAGCAACATTGAATAGGAGAAATAGGACGATAATGTTTCTCAATTTTTACTTCAGAACTCAAGCGATGGTTTAGCAACAACAGACAGGTGTCAATCTCTTGATGAATATCAATTGATTGAAATTTCTCCTCGTTTAATTTAGCAAATGAGCGTAGGGCTTCTACAATATGGCTGATTCTTTCAGCATTGCTACGCATTTCCTGTAACAAGTTCGGTAAATCTTTTCGCAAGTATTCTAAATCTAACTCTACCTGAATGGTTTCGGCAATTTTGGAATTTTCTAAAGAAGCAAAACTGCGGTCTAAAGCTTCTAAAAAAGTATCGCTATATTCACGGATGTACGGAATATTGCCGTAAATAGCATTGTTGGCATTATTGATTTCGTGGGCAATTCCGGCTGCCATCGTTGCCAAACCATCCAGTTTTTCTCTTTGGATTAGTTGGCTTTGAGTAGTCCGTAGTTCGCTCAAGGTAGCTTCTAATTCAGCGTTCGTTGTTTCTAATTGATTCTCTGCCTGCTTGCGTTGGGCGATCGCGTGGCGTACTTGTTGGTACATTTTTTGAAAGGCAGCGATCGCATCTTGTAACTCATCCGGATATTGATGGGTTTGGCTGGAAAAGATAGAGATTTCTCGATCGGATTGTACAGCTTCCCCAGCACGAATGAAATCCCGTTGCAAAGATAAAATCGGT
Above is a window of Geitlerinema sp. PCC 9228 DNA encoding:
- a CDS encoding ATP-binding protein, translating into MKRLQNKNWFTFLSARLSRRIVIWICIGIVIIEAAILLPSHYRRQQELLRHLQQLAETRIEAIACTHANLSAQQFLELLQPRNSSDSTIVGAAIYNLNGRQVGSFGELPQLSYQQYQTTGSVKQKIAQSRRYETARIVRIREQQKYWLVVRQDATSIKQEMLGFIWRVGSLVIVIAVFVAIVTLFVLKNTVIEPILSLQRDFIRAGEAVQSDREISIFSSQTHQYPDELQDAIAAFQKMYQQVRHAIAQRKQAENQLETTNAELEATLSELRTTQSQLIQREKLDGLATMAAGIAHEINNANNAIYGNIPYIREYSDTFLEALDRSFASLENSKIAETIQVELDLEYLRKDLPNLLQEMRSNAERISHIVEALRSFAKLNEEKFQSIDIHQEIDTCLLLLNHRLSSEVKIEKHYRPISPIQCCSAQINQVLFCLIDNALDAIAMKPNASDGKIIIETQQLSPSWVRISIQDNGIGIPSDIQGKIFDPFFTNKPVGQGTGLGLFSCYQIVVEGHQGKISCHSQPQQGSAFVVELPVTPPQTWQHENSK